Genomic segment of Tissierella sp.:
AACGCTAGACCTTTCGCTACACATCATAATACTTTAGATATAGACATGTATTTGAGAATAGCTAATGAACTATACTTAAAGAGACTTATAGTTGGTGGATTTGAAAAGGTGTATGAAATGGGAAGAATGTTTAGAAACGAAGGTATGAGTCCAAAGCATAATCCTGAATTCACTAATATAGAACTTTACCAAGCATATGTAGATTATGAAGAAATGATGAGATTAACAGAAAATCTTTTTGCCTATGTAGCTGAGAAAGCTTTAGGAACTACTAAGATTAATTACCAAGGTGTTGAATTAGAATTGTCACCACCATGGAGACGATTAGATATGGCAGATGCAGTAAAAGAATTTACTGGTGTAGATTTTGCCACAATAAATACTGATGAAGAAGCTATATCAGTTGCTAAAGCCAAAGGACTTGAAATTAAACCTGGCATGACAAGAGGACATATTATATCAGAGATGTTTGAAGAATTCTGCGAACAGCATTTAATTCAACCTACATTTATAACAGGTCATCCTGTTGAGATATCCCCACTTGCTAAGAGAAATCCAGAGGATCCAAGAAAGACTAATAGATTTGAAGCATTTATCAACACTTGGGAATTAGCTAATGCCTTCTCTGAGTTAAACGATCCAATAGATCAAAGACAAAGATTTGAAGACCAAGTTAAACAAAAGGACTTAGGAGATGATGAAGCACATCCAATGGATACAGATTTCATAAATGCAATAGAAGTAGGGCTTCCACCTACAGGAGGACTTGGTATAGGTATAGATAGAATGATAATACTACTTACAAACCAACCAAGCATAAGAGACATATTATTATTCCCAACTATGAAGCCACTGGATGAATAATTAGTTAATGAATTTATTTTGAAAGTTGTA
This window contains:
- the lysS gene encoding lysine--tRNA ligase, which codes for MAGTELNLNEMLMMRREKLNELVQKGKNPFLIEKFDYTHHSSTIKDEFEELDGKAVAVAGRVMSRRGHGKVSFIDLQDSEGRIQIFVKQDVLGEEEYKDLSLLDLGDIIGVNGEVFRTNAGEISIRAEKILIMSKSLQILPEKFHGLKDQDLRYRQRYVDLIVNPEVRETFLLRTKIIKGVREYLDERGFIEVETPILGTVAGGANARPFATHHNTLDIDMYLRIANELYLKRLIVGGFEKVYEMGRMFRNEGMSPKHNPEFTNIELYQAYVDYEEMMRLTENLFAYVAEKALGTTKINYQGVELELSPPWRRLDMADAVKEFTGVDFATINTDEEAISVAKAKGLEIKPGMTRGHIISEMFEEFCEQHLIQPTFITGHPVEISPLAKRNPEDPRKTNRFEAFINTWELANAFSELNDPIDQRQRFEDQVKQKDLGDDEAHPMDTDFINAIEVGLPPTGGLGIGIDRMIILLTNQPSIRDILLFPTMKPLDE